In Desulfofundulus kuznetsovii DSM 6115, the following are encoded in one genomic region:
- the prfA gene encoding peptide chain release factor 1, giving the protein MLDKLDSLEQRYEELSNLIADPEVINDRSRWQQYVKAHAELEEIVEVYREYKKVCRDIREAKELLREKLEPDFRELVETELEAQEEKKGELEHKLKVLLLPRDPNDEKNVIMEIRAGTGGEEAALFAADLFRMYTRYAERQGWKIDLMNTSYTDLGGIKEVIFLIEGRGAYSKLKFESGVHRVQRVPTTESGGRIHTSAATVAVLPEAEEVDVEINPNDLRIDVFCSTGPGGQSVNTTQSAVRITHLPTGIVVSCQDEKSQHKNKEKAMRVLRARLLDRLQEEQQQKIASARRSMVGTGDRSERIRTYNFPQNRVTDHRIGLTIHRLEEVLMGELDEIIDALVTTDQARRLQQVDNA; this is encoded by the coding sequence ATGCTGGACAAACTGGACAGCCTGGAGCAGCGCTATGAGGAATTGAGCAACCTTATTGCCGACCCGGAAGTAATTAACGACCGGTCGCGCTGGCAGCAATATGTCAAGGCCCACGCGGAACTGGAAGAGATCGTCGAAGTGTACCGGGAGTATAAAAAGGTGTGCCGGGACATCCGGGAGGCAAAGGAACTCTTGCGGGAAAAGCTGGAGCCGGATTTCCGGGAACTGGTGGAGACGGAACTTGAGGCGCAGGAGGAGAAGAAAGGGGAACTGGAGCACAAATTAAAAGTGCTTTTGCTGCCCAGGGACCCCAATGATGAGAAGAACGTCATTATGGAAATACGTGCCGGTACCGGCGGGGAAGAGGCGGCCCTTTTTGCCGCCGACCTGTTTCGCATGTACACCCGGTATGCCGAGCGCCAGGGCTGGAAAATTGATTTGATGAATACCAGCTACACCGATCTGGGCGGTATCAAGGAAGTCATTTTTCTCATCGAGGGCAGGGGGGCATACAGCAAGTTGAAGTTTGAAAGCGGCGTGCACCGGGTGCAGCGGGTGCCCACCACCGAATCGGGGGGGCGCATCCATACTTCTGCCGCGACGGTGGCCGTCCTGCCGGAAGCCGAGGAAGTGGATGTGGAGATTAACCCCAACGACCTGCGCATAGATGTCTTTTGTTCCACCGGGCCGGGCGGCCAGTCGGTGAACACAACCCAGTCCGCGGTGCGCATTACCCACCTGCCCACGGGAATCGTGGTCTCCTGCCAGGATGAAAAAAGCCAGCACAAAAACAAGGAAAAGGCCATGCGGGTCCTGCGGGCCCGTTTGCTGGACCGGCTGCAGGAGGAGCAACAGCAAAAAATTGCCTCCGCCCGCCGGTCCATGGTCGGTACCGGGGACCGCAGCGAGCGGATCCGCACTTATAACTTTCCGCAAAACCGCGTCACCGACCACCGCATCGGTTTAACCATCCACCGCCTTGAGGAAGTGCTCATGGGCGAGCTGGATGAAATTATCGACGCCCTGGTCACCACGGATCAGGCCCGGCGCCTGCAACAGGTGGATAACGCATAA
- a CDS encoding DUF1385 domain-containing protein, with protein MGDFQYGGQAVIEGVMMRGPALRAVAVRRPDATVVLDTRPVGSLPARFPVLKWPLVRGVVVLIESLVMGLEALSFSASQAVGEEEELSTRDIVLTLAVALALGIFLFVILPVGLAHFLAGFMRGALVQSFVEGVVRLGVFLLYVASIGMLPDIRRVFQYHGAEHKVINAYEAGEELTVPNVQRHSTFHPRCGTSFILIVLVVSIFLFSLLGEQVLWWRITSRILLLPVLAGVSYELLKLSARYPNFFLCRLFIVPGRWLQGLTTREPDHDQVEVAISALGAVLGGEARHAGQTGQPGAAL; from the coding sequence ATGGGCGATTTTCAATACGGCGGGCAGGCCGTCATCGAGGGGGTAATGATGCGGGGACCGGCATTAAGGGCTGTGGCGGTGCGGCGGCCCGATGCCACCGTGGTTCTGGATACCAGGCCCGTGGGTTCCCTGCCTGCCCGCTTCCCCGTGCTGAAATGGCCCCTCGTCAGGGGAGTGGTGGTATTAATTGAATCCCTGGTCATGGGTCTGGAGGCCCTCTCCTTTTCGGCCAGCCAGGCGGTGGGGGAGGAGGAGGAACTGAGCACCCGGGACATTGTTTTAACCCTGGCCGTGGCTCTGGCCCTGGGGATATTTTTGTTCGTGATCCTGCCCGTCGGTCTCGCTCATTTCCTGGCCGGCTTTATGCGGGGGGCTCTGGTCCAGAGTTTTGTCGAAGGAGTCGTTCGTTTGGGCGTCTTTCTCCTTTATGTGGCCTCCATTGGGATGCTGCCCGATATCCGGCGGGTCTTTCAGTACCACGGGGCTGAACACAAGGTGATCAATGCCTACGAGGCCGGCGAGGAGCTTACCGTGCCCAATGTACAGCGCCACTCCACCTTTCACCCCCGTTGCGGCACCAGTTTCATTCTCATTGTGCTGGTGGTAAGCATTTTTCTTTTCTCCCTGCTGGGTGAGCAGGTGCTCTGGTGGCGGATAACTTCCCGCATTTTGTTGCTGCCCGTGCTGGCGGGAGTTTCCTATGAACTGTTAAAGCTTTCGGCCAGGTATCCCAACTTCTTCCTGTGCCGGCTTTTCATCGTTCCCGGCCGGTGGTTGCAGGGCCTGACCACCCGGGAGCCCGACCACGACCAGGTGGAAGTGGCCATCTCAGCCCTGGGAGCGGTGCTAGGAGGTGAGGCAAGGCATGCTGGACAAACTGGACAGCCTGGAGCAGCGCTATGA
- the rpmE gene encoding 50S ribosomal protein L31 encodes MKEGIHPKYGPARVICVCGNTFETGSTKKELRVEICSKCHPFFTGSQRTVETRGRADRFRKKYGLK; translated from the coding sequence GTGAAGGAAGGCATCCACCCCAAATACGGGCCGGCGAGGGTGATTTGCGTCTGCGGCAACACCTTTGAAACCGGTTCGACCAAAAAGGAGCTCAGGGTAGAAATTTGTTCCAAATGCCACCCCTTCTTTACCGGTTCCCAGCGGACTGTGGAGACCAGGGGAAGGGCGGACCGGTTCCGCAAAAAATACGGCTTGAAGTAG